A stretch of Methanococcus voltae DNA encodes these proteins:
- a CDS encoding FprA family A-type flavoprotein codes for MKADAFKISDGTYWVGVMDWDIRMYHGYTLKGTTYNAYLVFGEDKTVLIDNAYPGQSAQMWGRIKDACEKEGKPFKIDLIIQNHVEKDHSGLLVEIHKKFPEAPIYCTEVAVKGLLKHYPALKGADFKVIKSLETLDLGGKTLTFLEAPLLHWPDSMFTLYNEEGILFSNDAFGQHLCFSERYDNEIPENVLLDANKKFYANLITPLSKLVLKKFEEVIELGLLDKIKLIAPSHGQIWTNPMKVIGEYQKYATGKCDDKATIIYDTMHGSTQKMAHALAEGLMSEGIDVVMYNLHNDERSEIVKDMLDSKAVLFGIPTINDVPYPSIGDLMYYIKGLRFARTGYKKKSVVFGSMGGRGGAINFIADELKDSGFDVLDNYELYYIPNEEELENCYNIGKKLANEIK; via the coding sequence ATGAAAGCAGATGCTTTTAAGATATCAGACGGCACTTATTGGGTGGGTGTTATGGACTGGGATATACGAATGTATCACGGTTATACGTTAAAAGGTACTACTTACAACGCTTATTTAGTATTTGGTGAAGATAAGACTGTACTGATAGATAACGCTTATCCTGGACAGTCAGCACAGATGTGGGGTAGAATAAAAGATGCCTGTGAAAAAGAGGGAAAACCTTTTAAAATTGATTTAATTATTCAAAATCACGTGGAAAAAGACCATAGTGGTCTTTTGGTTGAAATACACAAAAAATTCCCTGAAGCACCCATATACTGTACAGAAGTGGCAGTTAAAGGTTTGTTAAAACATTATCCTGCTTTAAAAGGTGCAGATTTTAAGGTTATTAAATCGCTTGAAACCTTAGATTTAGGTGGTAAAACATTAACATTCCTTGAAGCACCATTATTACATTGGCCAGATAGTATGTTTACATTATATAACGAAGAAGGAATTTTATTCTCAAATGATGCTTTTGGGCAACATTTATGTTTCTCTGAGAGATATGATAATGAAATACCTGAAAATGTATTATTAGATGCAAATAAGAAGTTTTACGCTAATTTAATAACGCCTCTGTCAAAATTAGTTCTCAAAAAATTTGAAGAAGTTATTGAATTAGGGTTATTGGATAAAATAAAACTTATAGCTCCATCACACGGTCAGATTTGGACAAATCCTATGAAAGTTATTGGAGAATATCAAAAATATGCAACTGGTAAATGTGATGATAAAGCTACGATTATATACGACACCATGCACGGTTCAACTCAAAAAATGGCACACGCTTTGGCAGAAGGTTTAATGAGTGAAGGAATAGATGTAGTAATGTATAATTTACACAATGACGAGAGAAGCGAAATAGTAAAGGATATGTTGGACAGTAAGGCAGTATTATTTGGAATTCCGACAATTAATGACGTACCATATCCAAGTATTGGAGATTTAATGTACTATATTAAAGGCTTAAGATTTGCAAGAACTGGTTATAAAAAGAAATCTGTCGTGTTTGGTTCTATGGGGGGACGTGGAGGGGCTATAAATTTCATTGCAGATGAATTAAAAGATTCAGGATTTGATGTATTAGATAATTATGAATTATACTATATTCCAAATGAGGAAGAATTGGAAAACTGTTATAATATTGGTAAAAAATTAGCAAATGAAATTAAATAA
- the thiI gene encoding tRNA uracil 4-sulfurtransferase ThiI — protein MKKKQIEELNKKIDNEDLNLKYFILRYGEIGTKSRQTMHRFERLLAKNIKSVCEMYGFNVNVYLLHTRLLVATEEENKNKLKELLSKTPGIVSFSPCTVIQEPTIEKIKEKAFEEVEKRLNNMNNKNDKNNKNDKNNNEKITFRVKTQRMQKKFPMNSLEVNMAVGGEMGGKYDLKVDLENPDISIDIELLNDYSFIFSERIESIGGLPVGTQGKVLVLTSDGIDSPVSAFMMAKRGCKLVLLHMKTSEEGAEKVQKLVNVLKDYDPSLKYVEVDFKETLQGIKDDLTVLKKEKYTCIFCKRRMLKIAERFAYKYKCDAIINGDNMGQVASQTLKNLRVISNCTNLQVLRPLIGFDKVEIMRLAEKIGTLQISISKELHCFAVPKFPATDAKENEINNIEELLLKNKLEENY, from the coding sequence ATAAAAAAGAAACAAATTGAAGAGTTAAATAAAAAAATAGATAATGAAGATTTAAATTTAAAATATTTTATCTTACGTTATGGTGAAATTGGCACAAAATCAAGGCAAACTATGCACAGATTTGAGCGCTTACTCGCAAAAAATATTAAATCAGTCTGTGAAATGTATGGTTTTAATGTGAACGTATATTTATTGCACACCAGACTACTTGTAGCAACAGAAGAAGAAAATAAAAATAAATTAAAAGAATTGTTATCTAAAACACCAGGTATAGTATCTTTTAGCCCTTGCACTGTAATACAAGAGCCTACTATCGAAAAAATAAAAGAAAAAGCTTTCGAAGAAGTAGAAAAGCGATTAAATAATATGAATAATAAAAACGATAAAAATAATAAAAACGATAAAAATAATAATGAAAAAATCACTTTTAGAGTTAAAACTCAAAGAATGCAGAAAAAATTCCCTATGAATTCATTGGAAGTTAATATGGCCGTAGGGGGTGAAATGGGTGGTAAATACGACCTAAAGGTTGATTTGGAAAATCCAGATATCTCTATAGATATAGAACTTTTAAACGATTATTCGTTTATATTTAGCGAGCGTATTGAAAGTATTGGGGGTTTACCTGTAGGAACACAAGGAAAAGTTTTAGTTTTAACATCTGATGGTATAGATAGCCCAGTTTCAGCTTTTATGATGGCAAAAAGAGGATGTAAATTAGTGCTTTTACATATGAAAACATCTGAAGAAGGGGCTGAAAAAGTTCAAAAATTAGTAAATGTATTAAAAGATTACGACCCCAGCTTAAAATACGTTGAAGTAGACTTTAAAGAGACTTTGCAAGGTATAAAGGACGATTTAACCGTATTAAAAAAAGAAAAATATACCTGCATTTTCTGCAAGAGACGAATGTTAAAAATTGCTGAAAGATTTGCATATAAATATAAGTGTGATGCCATAATAAACGGGGACAATATGGGACAAGTGGCTTCTCAAACGCTTAAAAACTTACGAGTAATCAGTAATTGCACTAATTTGCAAGTTTTACGACCTTTAATCGGTTTTGATAAGGTAGAAATTATGAGATTGGCCGAAAAAATCGGTACGCTTCAAATATCTATAAGTAAAGAATTACATTGTTTTGCGGTGCCAAAATTCCCAGCAACTGATGCAAAGGAAAATGAAATTAACAATATTGAAGAATTATTATTAAAAAATAAATTAGAAGAAAATTATTAA
- a CDS encoding phosphoadenosine phosphosulfate reductase family protein codes for MKTVLGKIHLRWCENCNVPVLDKKCSKCGNPTFEVKITPPADARPAFENDITLINETLYNQFGITENLFENKITLVNKVPGIEYMQEIIIDGQVVGILNYNEKKSQWKVIPTIEGARRFINTLNKKVIIVKHDVPKYILKGASILRPGLAYASNDIQIDDDVIILVENEELISKYGNIEGVYTDLLEKTPLEINVKKMDILGVGKARMNYNEIIEAQKGMIAKVRKSEEPKPANINPIHSDFKTMVEANKTPMDKFETQSVGFMRNTAEKINLPTTVAYSGGKDSLAVYLLAKKAFNNDPEIEKSQINYEILFNDTGIEFNETLENIDMMEKHYGKEILKTKSNDFWELAKKYGPPSRDNRWCSEECKLRPLGELIDSKYPKGCLTFVGLRKYESINRSKKPRIWQSPNIKKQTLAAPILEWTAMHVWIYIFRNEAPYNVLYEQNFDRVGCFMCPAMETGEIELIKRNYAELWEKWENFLKNWAKENNYDEEWVKKGWKLKYPKDGKKRDNSDYNN; via the coding sequence ATGAAAACAGTTTTAGGAAAAATTCATTTAAGATGGTGTGAAAATTGCAACGTGCCAGTTTTAGATAAGAAATGTTCAAAATGTGGCAATCCTACCTTTGAAGTAAAAATAACACCCCCTGCAGACGCAAGACCTGCTTTTGAAAATGATATAACTTTAATAAATGAAACATTATATAATCAATTTGGAATTACCGAAAATCTCTTCGAAAATAAGATAACTTTGGTAAATAAAGTGCCTGGCATAGAATATATGCAGGAAATAATAATCGATGGGCAAGTTGTAGGTATATTAAATTATAATGAGAAAAAAAGCCAATGGAAAGTTATTCCCACGATTGAAGGTGCAAGAAGGTTTATAAACACATTGAATAAAAAAGTGATAATCGTTAAACACGATGTACCAAAATATATTTTAAAAGGTGCTTCAATATTAAGACCTGGTTTAGCTTATGCGTCAAATGATATACAAATAGACGACGATGTAATAATTTTAGTGGAAAATGAAGAGTTAATAAGTAAATATGGTAATATTGAAGGCGTATACACCGATTTATTAGAAAAAACCCCTCTCGAAATAAATGTAAAAAAAATGGACATTTTAGGCGTTGGTAAAGCCAGAATGAATTATAATGAAATTATTGAAGCTCAAAAGGGAATGATTGCAAAAGTAAGAAAGTCTGAAGAGCCAAAACCTGCAAATATCAATCCTATTCATTCAGATTTTAAAACAATGGTCGAAGCAAATAAAACACCAATGGATAAATTTGAGACTCAATCTGTAGGTTTTATGAGAAATACTGCTGAAAAAATAAATTTACCTACAACAGTGGCTTATTCTGGTGGGAAAGATAGTTTAGCAGTTTACTTACTTGCAAAAAAAGCATTTAATAACGACCCTGAAATTGAAAAATCACAGATAAATTATGAAATACTTTTCAATGATACAGGTATCGAATTTAACGAGACACTCGAAAATATAGATATGATGGAAAAGCATTATGGTAAAGAAATATTAAAGACTAAATCAAACGATTTCTGGGAATTAGCAAAGAAATATGGTCCACCTTCCCGAGACAATAGGTGGTGTAGTGAGGAATGTAAATTAAGACCTTTGGGCGAGCTGATAGACTCTAAATATCCAAAAGGTTGCCTCACTTTTGTAGGATTACGAAAATATGAATCCATTAACCGTTCAAAGAAACCAAGAATTTGGCAAAGCCCAAATATTAAAAAGCAAACACTTGCAGCTCCAATATTGGAATGGACAGCTATGCACGTATGGATTTACATATTCCGAAATGAAGCACCTTACAACGTACTTTATGAGCAAAATTTTGATAGAGTAGGTTGTTTTATGTGTCCCGCAATGGAAACCGGTGAAATTGAGCTTATAAAGCGTAATTATGCAGAATTATGGGAAAAGTGGGAAAACTTTTTAAAGAACTGGGCAAAAGAAAACAATTATGATGAAGAATGGGTTAAAAAAGGTTGGAAATTGAAATATCCAAAAGATGGTAAGAAAAGAGATAATAGTGATTATAATAATTAA
- a CDS encoding UbiD family decarboxylase, producing the protein MGNTENMESDYRKFINSLDKIKIDSANKVFEISKILNDNDKTTVNTLMINDVGGYKVVGNLCTRENVAKSLNIKPNELMNHMIKAMENEPNGQLVLDEELEKQYVDDDVKKITDYPIPTYYGEDAGPYLTSGIVIVKDKDEGVNASIHRILVRPDGNLVIRMVEQRHLHYIYNKNIENMIKEGKDGVDVAIVIGVEPALLLAASTSGDVSFNELKYASAIMNKPIKTIKGKTVDLEIPEAEFIIEGKITNKNDDEGPFVDITGTYDVIRKQPVIKITALRTKKDPIFHALLPGGTEHKILMGLPQEPRMFKGIRNTVPSVKNVALTEGGCCWLHAVVSIDKKTQGDGKNAILAALAAHPSLKHVVIVDDDIDIYNPIDVEYAIATRVQSAKDVIIVDGAKGSSLDPSADHKMKLTSKMGIDATMDLIKGKKEFVRAVIPDIK; encoded by the coding sequence ATGGGAAATACTGAAAATATGGAAAGTGATTACAGAAAATTTATAAATTCCTTGGATAAAATAAAAATTGATTCCGCAAACAAAGTATTTGAAATTTCAAAAATATTGAATGATAATGATAAAACCACTGTTAACACCTTAATGATTAATGACGTTGGCGGTTATAAAGTAGTTGGTAATTTATGCACTCGTGAGAATGTAGCAAAGAGCCTAAATATAAAGCCAAATGAATTAATGAATCATATGATTAAAGCAATGGAAAACGAACCAAACGGTCAACTTGTATTGGATGAGGAACTTGAGAAGCAATACGTAGACGATGACGTAAAGAAAATAACAGATTATCCAATTCCTACTTATTACGGTGAAGATGCAGGACCTTACTTAACTTCAGGTATCGTAATTGTCAAGGATAAAGACGAAGGAGTTAATGCTTCAATACACAGAATTTTAGTAAGACCAGATGGAAATTTAGTAATTAGGATGGTTGAACAGAGACACCTCCATTATATATATAACAAAAATATCGAAAATATGATAAAAGAAGGTAAAGACGGCGTTGATGTAGCAATAGTAATCGGTGTAGAGCCCGCATTACTTTTGGCAGCTTCAACTTCCGGAGATGTATCTTTCAACGAGTTAAAATATGCTTCCGCAATAATGAACAAACCTATCAAAACAATTAAAGGTAAAACGGTAGACTTAGAAATTCCAGAAGCTGAGTTTATAATAGAGGGTAAGATAACTAATAAAAATGATGACGAAGGTCCATTTGTGGATATTACAGGAACTTACGACGTTATCAGAAAACAGCCAGTAATTAAAATAACCGCACTTAGGACAAAAAAAGACCCAATTTTCCACGCTTTACTTCCTGGTGGAACAGAACATAAGATTTTAATGGGTTTACCTCAAGAGCCAAGAATGTTTAAAGGTATTAGAAACACCGTACCATCTGTTAAAAATGTTGCTTTAACCGAAGGTGGTTGTTGCTGGTTGCACGCAGTCGTATCTATTGATAAAAAAACACAGGGCGATGGTAAAAATGCAATTTTAGCAGCTTTAGCGGCTCACCCAAGTTTAAAACACGTTGTAATAGTTGATGATGATATAGATATCTACAATCCAATAGATGTAGAGTATGCAATTGCTACAAGAGTTCAAAGTGCAAAAGATGTTATAATCGTAGATGGTGCAAAAGGCTCATCTTTAGACCCTTCTGCAGACCATAAAATGAAATTAACGTCAAAAATGGGAATAGATGCTACTATGGACTTAATAAAAGGTAAAAAAGAATTTGTAAGGGCTGTAATTCCCGATATAAAATAA
- a CDS encoding UPF0058 family protein, translating to MHKDELIQLHQLLVYMRKDLYTTFGEDNLGESFEEYDNLNIRPHHIHRTKSEHTYAIFLLSSIIGKILSEKGDVPRSVASRLKDTGEKIGKEIARKKR from the coding sequence ATGCATAAGGATGAATTAATTCAATTACATCAACTTTTGGTATATATGAGAAAGGACCTATACACTACTTTTGGGGAGGATAACTTAGGAGAAAGTTTTGAGGAATATGACAATTTAAATATTAGACCTCATCACATTCATAGGACAAAATCAGAGCATACCTATGCAATATTTTTATTGTCAAGCATTATTGGGAAAATCTTGTCTGAAAAAGGAGATGTTCCGAGAAGTGTTGCAAGTAGGTTAAAAGATACTGGGGAAAAAATTGGGAAAGAAATTGCAAGAAAAAAAAGATAA
- the dnaG gene encoding DNA primase DnaG, protein MDLGTSKYIIYAELMADGYVEKHDVIGAIFGQTEGLLSNELDLRDLQKSGRIGRIDVELENMGGKSLAKITLPSSLDKVETSILAATLETIDRVGPCLATVNITNVEDIRISKRHYITERAQNILKKLMDEMADSYEITDEIKESLRVQEILEFGEENLPCGPNVIHSDAIIVVEGRADVLNLLRCGIKNAVAVEGTSVPKSIIELTKRKTTTVFTDGDRGGELILKELLQTCDVDYVARAPYGKEVEETSKKEILKCLRSKIPIEQYNINTEELKNDKYEKYNKYEKPHGNGNGNGNGHIQGAKKLEEVAVQSSQQSKDKPEGFGYHKYKKELNSNLEHIKENFSTSQILNEKTEKFEKSASSENYLKSDGIIDVDKLNEESKTLKTGSKEKNKDKDTTLGVEKYKKSPAEVSIKTSNLEAVEKEKEKVFKKSDDLSKKETEKIEKIENKNSKIKSKNDVKKVSKDTSGESELNIGELISKDSKNKELVEKLIPAKELSAENELQSVIDINNIISVKSIVDKIQGTGMVSLIHEGVEKLINIDELMDNPEIKDNDVIILDYPINQQIVDKLYDKTKLIIGKNVNVSKRPSELRLLSFNELKA, encoded by the coding sequence ATGGATTTAGGTACAAGTAAATATATTATATACGCAGAATTAATGGCTGACGGTTATGTGGAGAAACACGACGTTATTGGTGCAATCTTTGGGCAAACTGAAGGTCTCTTAAGTAATGAATTGGATTTAAGGGATTTACAAAAAAGTGGAAGGATTGGCCGTATTGATGTAGAACTTGAAAATATGGGTGGTAAATCTCTTGCAAAAATTACCCTCCCTTCAAGTTTAGATAAGGTTGAAACGTCGATACTCGCTGCCACTCTCGAAACTATCGATAGAGTGGGTCCTTGCTTAGCCACCGTCAATATTACGAATGTAGAAGATATTAGAATATCTAAAAGGCACTACATTACTGAACGTGCTCAAAATATACTTAAAAAATTAATGGACGAAATGGCAGATTCCTACGAAATAACCGATGAAATAAAGGAATCACTTAGGGTTCAGGAAATTTTAGAGTTTGGCGAAGAAAACTTGCCTTGTGGCCCTAATGTAATACATTCTGATGCCATAATCGTAGTTGAAGGTAGAGCGGACGTCTTAAATTTACTGAGATGTGGGATTAAAAACGCCGTAGCTGTTGAAGGTACATCGGTTCCAAAATCAATAATCGAATTAACCAAAAGAAAAACTACTACTGTGTTTACTGATGGAGACAGGGGCGGAGAACTTATATTAAAAGAGTTATTACAAACTTGTGATGTAGACTACGTTGCAAGAGCGCCTTATGGTAAAGAAGTTGAAGAAACATCTAAAAAAGAAATATTAAAGTGTTTAAGGTCTAAAATACCGATAGAACAATATAATATCAATACAGAAGAACTTAAAAATGATAAATACGAAAAATATAACAAATACGAAAAACCGCATGGAAATGGAAATGGAAATGGAAACGGGCATATTCAGGGTGCTAAAAAACTTGAAGAAGTAGCAGTACAGTCTTCACAGCAATCTAAAGATAAACCAGAGGGTTTTGGATACCATAAGTATAAAAAAGAATTAAATTCTAATTTAGAACATATAAAAGAAAATTTTAGTACATCTCAGATATTAAATGAAAAAACTGAAAAATTTGAAAAATCAGCATCTTCGGAAAATTATCTAAAGAGTGATGGAATCATAGACGTTGATAAACTAAATGAAGAGTCTAAAACACTTAAAACAGGTTCTAAAGAAAAAAATAAAGATAAAGATACTACATTAGGGGTTGAAAAATACAAAAAATCACCTGCAGAAGTGAGTATAAAAACTTCCAATTTAGAAGCTGTGGAAAAAGAAAAAGAAAAAGTGTTTAAAAAGTCTGATGACTTATCAAAAAAGGAAACTGAAAAAATTGAGAAAATCGAAAATAAAAATAGTAAAATTAAATCAAAAAACGATGTTAAAAAAGTTTCTAAAGATACCAGTGGCGAATCTGAACTTAACATTGGCGAATTAATAAGTAAAGATTCAAAAAACAAAGAATTGGTTGAAAAATTAATACCTGCCAAAGAATTAAGTGCTGAAAACGAATTACAATCAGTTATTGATATTAACAACATAATCAGTGTAAAATCTATCGTTGATAAAATCCAAGGTACTGGAATGGTAAGTTTAATACACGAAGGTGTGGAAAAACTTATAAATATCGACGAATTAATGGATAATCCAGAAATAAAAGATAATGATGTGATAATTTTAGATTATCCAATAAATCAGCAAATTGTTGATAAATTATACGATAAAACTAAGTTGATTATTGGTAAAAACGTTAATGTATCAAAAAGACCGTCAGAATTGAGATTACTTTCATTCAATGAATTAAAAGCGTAA
- a CDS encoding AAA family ATPase, translated as MILKTLELQNFRSHRNSKIEFKEGITTIVGKNGSGKSSIFQAINYALFAPSKRKEYELSNMIKNEADSFKIVFTFEVRGKTYKIIRQRNRKSTKPENILLLNDTILADNNSMVNTKVQEILEMDNNVFSNAIYIKQGDIINLINLPPKDRKDVIDKILGVEKYVKAHDRMKDVITRYDEKINLLNKNLVDETQINESILKNNQEIENYNNLSYEKSQNLKNLKNDEKEILNKLNLLKANNEKNEEYNLNLSKNNQEISVFNDTISNITADLKTILNNKDNLNSKEENYENYITLMEKINNLNEKINNETNKQIYNHYKELNSKLSYLISEYNESIRNEQFNIRNGNKKEEECNLLDITNITNITNITNNERLISNNIAEMNSIAKNTKSLKDFDSSLELLITNFEQIVNQLENMELQERNKQENEQYYNTYEQINNQIIDLTEKINKSTLLEANIKNTLNELKILENKLCENTKQTVKFNEINEQLISLDTVKIENDIKASTEKLNNLKSTKINLESKIGELDLSNDELNNISDKKVCPTCRAELSDEKKNEIIMNNNTLIKNYKGRLLDCNSSIDNVSSDLKILADNQNLSNQLKTELARLSSKIESEISLKDEITAKKEILSNLQAENKLNGKLEDLDLLNQDLKDKQQLLKDKYTKYLYAVDYLKNSKMDKKTLENKKNEILLNFSEIIKNYNDLDLKNNEEFGNKLNYKLNYNLTHLKTIEITQTIKAFKSSLKSNLDLLKDTMKYLSGLNKILCSINDILNEILEKDLKNKYEQYENNLNDKYRLESEIKIYTEDYEQYKSSEAIINTYISNYCSKSSKYYNTFENLNSEYIEYLKYLMDKNVKITEKIVNFEKLLNNLLDFFKNSIMNIELKNEAIKNDIQTLNYSKEEHENIRIQNEILKQQIYDINLELQKIDYNISSLNKDNIGLNQILEDNIIKKDELNNLTYFKNYLVKVREVFSRDGVQKHIREMYIPLIQKYANEIFSEFGMQYSHIQITSDCDLIVDGIPVSNMSGGEQVAVALALRLGIANAICDNMECIILDEPTAYLDEDRRRNLLTIFSSIKKINQIVIITHHHEMEEIANEVIQISKNGDDSKIKIAETN; from the coding sequence ATGATATTAAAGACTTTAGAACTTCAAAACTTTAGAAGCCATCGAAATAGCAAGATTGAGTTTAAAGAGGGCATTACAACAATCGTGGGGAAAAATGGTAGTGGGAAATCATCTATTTTTCAGGCAATTAATTACGCATTGTTTGCTCCAAGTAAAAGAAAGGAATATGAATTAAGCAATATGATAAAAAACGAAGCAGATAGTTTTAAAATTGTTTTTACGTTTGAGGTTAGGGGAAAAACCTACAAAATCATAAGGCAAAGAAATAGAAAGTCGACAAAACCTGAAAATATATTGCTTTTAAACGATACAATACTCGCAGATAATAATAGTATGGTTAATACGAAAGTTCAAGAAATTTTGGAGATGGATAATAACGTATTTTCTAATGCAATCTATATTAAACAGGGTGACATCATTAATTTGATTAATTTACCACCTAAAGACAGAAAAGACGTTATTGATAAAATATTGGGTGTGGAAAAATACGTAAAAGCACACGATAGAATGAAAGACGTTATAACACGTTATGATGAAAAAATAAACTTATTAAATAAAAATTTGGTAGATGAAACGCAAATAAACGAAAGTATTTTAAAAAATAATCAAGAAATAGAAAATTATAACAATTTAAGTTATGAAAAATCTCAAAATCTAAAAAATCTAAAAAATGATGAAAAAGAGATTTTAAATAAATTAAACCTTTTAAAAGCAAATAATGAAAAAAATGAGGAATATAACTTAAATTTATCCAAAAATAATCAAGAAATTTCCGTATTTAATGATACAATTTCTAATATAACGGCTGATTTAAAGACAATATTAAATAATAAAGATAATTTAAATTCTAAAGAAGAAAACTATGAAAATTATATTACTTTAATGGAAAAAATAAACAATTTAAATGAAAAAATAAACAATGAAACCAATAAACAGATTTATAATCATTATAAAGAGTTAAATTCAAAATTATCGTATTTAATTTCTGAATATAACGAATCTATAAGAAATGAACAATTTAACATCCGCAATGGAAACAAAAAAGAAGAAGAATGCAATTTATTAGATATAACAAATATAACAAATATAACAAATATAACAAATAATGAACGTTTAATATCAAATAATATTGCTGAAATGAATAGTATCGCAAAAAATACTAAATCTCTCAAGGATTTTGATAGTTCGTTAGAACTTTTGATAACCAATTTTGAGCAAATAGTTAATCAACTGGAAAATATGGAACTTCAAGAACGAAATAAGCAAGAAAATGAGCAATATTATAATACTTATGAACAAATAAATAATCAAATAATTGATTTAACGGAAAAAATAAACAAATCAACCTTATTGGAAGCTAATATTAAAAATACACTAAATGAACTTAAAATTTTAGAAAATAAATTATGTGAAAATACTAAGCAAACCGTAAAATTTAATGAAATCAATGAGCAATTAATAAGTTTAGATACTGTAAAAATAGAAAATGACATAAAAGCAAGTACTGAAAAACTAAACAATTTAAAATCAACAAAAATAAATTTGGAGTCTAAAATAGGCGAATTAGATTTATCAAATGATGAATTAAATAACATAAGTGATAAAAAAGTATGTCCTACTTGTAGGGCAGAATTATCTGACGAAAAAAAGAATGAAATCATAATGAATAATAATACTTTGATAAAAAACTACAAAGGGCGTTTATTGGACTGTAATAGCTCTATAGATAATGTTTCAAGTGATTTGAAAATATTAGCGGATAATCAAAATTTATCAAATCAATTAAAGACTGAATTAGCACGTTTAAGTTCTAAAATAGAATCAGAAATTAGTTTAAAAGATGAAATTACTGCTAAAAAAGAAATTTTGTCAAATTTACAAGCAGAAAATAAATTAAATGGTAAATTGGAAGATTTAGATTTATTAAATCAAGATTTAAAAGATAAACAACAACTTCTTAAGGATAAATATACAAAATATTTGTATGCTGTAGATTATCTTAAAAATTCTAAAATGGATAAAAAAACCTTAGAAAATAAAAAGAATGAAATTTTACTTAATTTTTCAGAAATAATTAAAAATTACAATGATTTGGATTTAAAAAACAATGAGGAGTTTGGAAATAAATTAAATTATAAATTAAATTATAACTTAACTCATTTGAAAACTATTGAAATTACGCAAACTATTAAAGCATTTAAATCTTCTTTAAAATCAAATTTAGATCTATTAAAAGATACTATGAAGTATTTAAGTGGTTTAAACAAAATATTGTGTAGTATTAATGATATATTGAATGAAATACTTGAAAAAGATTTAAAAAACAAGTATGAACAGTATGAAAATAATTTAAATGATAAATACCGATTAGAATCTGAGATAAAAATCTACACTGAAGATTATGAACAATATAAAAGCTCAGAAGCAATTATTAATACTTATATCTCAAATTACTGCTCTAAAAGTTCTAAATATTACAATACTTTTGAAAATCTAAACTCCGAATACATCGAATACCTCAAATATTTAATGGATAAAAACGTTAAAATAACTGAAAAGATAGTTAATTTCGAGAAATTACTTAATAATTTGTTGGATTTCTTTAAAAATTCCATAATGAATATTGAACTTAAAAATGAAGCTATAAAAAATGATATTCAGACTTTAAATTATTCTAAAGAAGAGCACGAGAATATTCGAATACAAAATGAAATCCTAAAACAACAAATTTATGATATTAATTTGGAGTTGCAAAAAATAGATTATAATATTTCAAGTTTAAATAAGGATAATATTGGCTTAAATCAAATTTTAGAAGATAATATTATTAAAAAAGATGAATTAAATAATTTAACGTACTTTAAAAACTATTTAGTTAAGGTTAGAGAAGTATTTTCAAGAGATGGCGTTCAAAAACATATTAGGGAAATGTACATACCTTTAATTCAAAAATATGCAAATGAGATATTTTCTGAATTTGGTATGCAATACTCCCACATACAAATAACCTCAGATTGTGATTTAATCGTTGATGGGATACCTGTAAGTAATATGAGTGGTGGGGAGCAGGTTGCTGTTGCTTTAGCTCTTAGATTAGGTATCGCAAATGCAATATGTGATAATATGGAATGTATTATATTAGATGAGCCTACTGCTTATTTAGACGAAGATAGGAGAAGGAATTTGTTGACCATTTTTTCAAGCATAAAGAAAATAAACCAAATCGTTATAATTACCCACCATCACGAAATGGAGGAAATTGCAAACGAAGTAATACAAATTTCCAAAAATGGGGATGATTCCAAAATAAAAATTGCTGAAACAAATTAA